The following are encoded in a window of Balaenoptera ricei isolate mBalRic1 chromosome 1, mBalRic1.hap2, whole genome shotgun sequence genomic DNA:
- the CHD5 gene encoding chromodomain-helicase-DNA-binding protein 5 isoform X2: MRGPLGTEEELPRLFADEMENEDEMSEEEDGGLEGFDDFFPEEPVSLPKKKKSKKLKENRCKGKRKKKEGSNDELPEDEEDLEEKSDSEGSDYSPNKKKKKKLKDKKEKKAKRKKKDDDEDDNDDGCLKEPKSSGQLMAEWGLDDVDYLFSEADYHTLTNYKAFSQFLRPLIAKKNPKIPMSKMMTVLGAKWREFSANNPFKGSSAAAAAAAVAAAVETVTIAPPLAISPQQAPQPVPVRKAKTKEGKGPGVRKKIKGSKDVKKKGKGRKVAGLKFRFGGVGSKRKKGSSSEEEEREESDFDSASIHSSSVRSECSALLGRKSKRRRQKKRIDDGDGYETDHQDYCEVCQQGGEIILCDTCPRAYHLVCLDPELEKAPEGKWSCPHCEKEGIQWEPKDDDDDEEEGGCEEEEDDHMEFCRVCKDGGELLCCDACPSSYHLHCLNPPLPEIPNGEWLCPRCTCPPLKGKVQRILHWRWTEPPAPFMVGLPGSDVEPGVPPPKPLEGIPEREFFVKWAGLSYWHCSWVKELQLELYHTVMYRNYQRKNDMDEPPPFDYGSGDEDGKSEKRKNKDPLYAKMEERFYRYGIKPEWMVIHRILNHSFDKKGDVHYLIKWKDLPYDQCTWEIDDIDIPYYDNLKQAYWGHRELMLGEDARLPKRLVKKGKKLKDDKQEKPPDTPIVDPTVKFDKQPWYIDSTGGTLHPYQLEGLNWLRFSWAQGTDTILADEMGLGKTVQTIVFLYSLYKEGHSKGPYLVSAPLSTIINWEREFEMWAPDFYVVTYTGDKESRSVIRENEFSFEDNAIRSGKKVFRMKKEVQIKFHVLLTSYELITIDQAILGSIEWACLVVDEAHRLKNNQSKFFRVLNSYKIDYKLLLTGTPLQNNLEELFHLLNFLTPERFNNLEGFLEEFADISKEDQIKKLHDLLGPHMLRRLKADVFKNMPAKTELIVRVELSQMQKKYYKFILTRNFEALNSKGGGNQVSLLNIMMDLKKCCNHPYLFPVAAVEAPVLPNGSYDGSSLVKSSGKLMLLQKMLKKLRDEGHRVLIFSQMTKMLDLLEDFLEYEGYKYERIDGGITGGLRQEAIDRFNAPGAQQFCFLLSTRAGGLGINLATADTVIIYDSDWNPHNDIQAFSRAHRIGQNKKVMIYRFVTRASVEERITQVAKRKMMLTHLVVRPGLGSKSGSMTKQELDDILKFGTEELFKDDVEGMMSQGQRPATPIPDVQSSKGGALAASAKKKHGSTPPGDNKDVEDSSVIHYDDAAISKLLDRNQDATDDTELQNMNEYLSSFKVAQYVVREEDGVEEVEREIIKQEENVDPDYWEKLLRHHYEQQQEDLARNLGKGKRIRKQVNYNDASQEDQEWQDELSDNQSEYSIGSEDEDEDFEERPEGQSGRRQSRRQLKSDRDKPLPPLLARVGGNIEVLGFNARQRKAFLNAIMRWGMPPQDAFNSHWLVRDLRGKSEKEFRAYVSLFMRHLCEPGADGAETFADGVPREGLSRQHVLTRIGVMSLVRKKVQEFEHVNGKYSTPDLIPEGPEGKKPGEVISSDPNTPVPASPAHLLSAPLGLPDKMEAQLGYLEEKELGVQKPKKPPEIQALPAALDRAEGEDKHENSEGKERAREERLEETEKAQPSPEQLPKEEVLAEKEKILDKLELSLIHSRGDGSDFRPDDTKAEEKEPIETQQNGDKEEDEEGKREDKIGKFKFMFNIADGGFTELHTLWQNEERAAVSSGKIYDIWHRRHDYWLLAGIVTHGYARWQDIQNDPRYMILNEPFKSEIHKGNYLEMKNKFLARRFKLLEQALVIEEQLRRAAYLNMTQDPNHPAMALNARLAEVECLAESHQHLSKESLAGNKPANAVLHKVLNQLEELLSDMKADVTRLPSMLSRIPPVAARLQMSERSILSRLTNRAGDPTIQQISSRPRDFPLLPGSFPVEPRLPGPLPDPRRREKLPPF, translated from the exons GGGAGCAATGATGAGCTGCCGGAAGATGAAGAGGATCTGGAAGAGAAGTCAGACAGTGAGGGCAGTGACTACTCcccaaataaaaagaagaagaaaaaactcaaggacaagaaggagaaaaaagccaAGCGAAAAAAGAAAGATGACGACGAGGACGACAACGATGACGGATGCCTCAAG GAACCCAAGTCCTCGGGGCAGCTCATGGCCGAGTGGGGCCTGGACGACGTGGATTACCTGTTCTCGGAGGCCGACTATCACACGCTGACCAACTACAAGGCCTTCAGCCAGTTCCTCAG GCCACTCATCGCCAAGAAGAACCCGAAGATCCCCATGTCCAAAATGATGACCGTCCTGGGCGCCAAGTGGCGGGAGTTCAGCGCCAACAACCCCTTTAAGGGCAGCTCGGCGGCGGCAGCCGCAGCGGCAGTGGCCGCAGCCGTGGAGACAGTCACCATCGCACCTCCGCTGGCCATCAGCCCCCAGCAGGCACCCCAGCCTGTGCCTGTCCGCAAGGCCAAGACCAAGGAGGGCAAGG GGCCTGGAGTGAGGAAGAAGATCAAAGGCtccaaggatgtgaagaaaaagggCAAAGGGAGAAAGGTGGCCGGGCTCAAGTTCCGCTTCGGAGGGGTTGGCAGCAAGAGGAAGAAAGGCTCCTCg AGCGAGGAGGAGGAGCGGGAGGAGTCGGACTTCGACAGCGCCAGCATCCACAGCTCCTCCGTGCGCTCTGAGTGTTCTGCCCTGCTGGGGAGGAAGAGCAAGAGGAGGCGCCAGAAGAAGAGAA ttgATGACGGTGACGGCTATGAGACGGACCACCAGGACTACTGTGAGGTGTGCCAGCAGGGTGGGGAGATCATCCTGTGCGACACCTGCCCGAGGGCCTACCACCTCGTCTGCCTGGACCCAGAGCTGGAGAAAGCTCCCGAGGGCAAGTGGAGCTGTCCCCACTGC GAGAAGGAGGGGATCCAGTGGGAGCCGAAGGACGACGACGACGACGAGGAGGAGGGCGGctgcgaggaggaggaggacgaccACATGGAGTTCTGCCGCGTGTGCAAGGACGGCGGCGAGCTGCTCTGCTGCGACGCCTGCCCCTCCTCCTACCACCTGCACTGCCTCAACCCGCCGCTGCCCGAGATCCCAAACGGTGAATGGCTCTGCCCGCGCTGTACT TGTCCCCCACTGAAGGGCAAAGTCCAACGGATCCTGCATTGGAGGTGGACAGAGCCCCCAGCCCCCTTCATGGTGGGACTGCCGGGGTCCGACGTAGAGCCTGGCGTTCCACCACCCAAGCCCCTAGAGGGCATCCCGGAGAGAGAGTTCTTTGTCAAGTGGGCTGGGCTCTCCTACTGGCACTGCTCCTGGGTGAAGGAGCTACAG CTGGAGCTCTACCACACGGTGATGTATCGCAACTACCAAAGAAAGAACGACATGGATGAGCCACCGCCCTTTGACTACGGCTCTGGCGATGAGGATGGCAAGAGCGAGAAGAGGAAGAACAAGGACCCCCTCTACGCCAAGATGGAGGAGCGCTTCTACCGCTACGGCATCAAGCCCGAGTGGATGGTGATCCACCGCATCCTGAACCACAG CTTCGACAAAAAGGGGGATGTGCATTACCTGATCAAGTGGAAAGACCTGCCCTACGACCAGTGCACCTGGGAGATTGACGACATTGACATCCCCTACTACGACAACCTGAAGCAGGCCTACTGGGGCCACAG GGAGCTGATGCTGGGGGAGGACGCCAGGCTGCCCAAGAGGCTGGTCAAGAAGGGCAAGAAGCTGAAGGACGACAAACAGGAGAAGCCCCCGGACACGCCCATTGTGGAT CCCACGGTCAAGTTTGACAAGCAGCCGTGGTACATCGACTCCACGGGCGGCACACTGCACCCGTACCAGCTGGAGGGCCTTAACTGGCTGCGCTTTTCCTGGGCCCAGGGCACCGACACCATCCTGGCCGATGAGATGGGTCTGGGCAAGACAGTGCAGACCATCGTCTTCCTCTACTCCCTGTACAAGGAG GGCCACTCCAAGGGGCCCTACCTGGTCAGTGCGCCCCTGTCCACCATCATCAACTGGGAACGTGAGTTTGAGATGTGGGCGCCCGACTTCTACGTGGTCACCTACACGGGGGACAAGGAGAGCCGCTCTGTGATCCGGGAGAACGAATTTTCGTTTGAGGACAACGCCATTCGGAGTGGGAAGAAGGTGTTCCGGATGAAG AAAGAAGTGCAGATCAAATTCCACGTCCTGCTCACCTCCTACGAGCTCATCACCATTGACCAGGCCATCCTGGGCTCCATCGAGTGGGCCTGCCTTGTGGTGGATGAGGCCCACCGGCTCAAGAACAACCAGTCCAAG TTCTTTAGGGTCTTGAACAGCTACAAGATCGATTACAAGCTGCTGCTGACGGGAACCCCCCTTCAGAACAACCTGGAGGAGCtcttccacctcctcaatttcCTGACTCCAGAGAGGTTCAA CAacctggagggcttcctggaggagtttGCCGACATCTCCAAGGAAGACCAGATCAAGAAGCTGCATGACCTTCTGGGGCCGCACATGCTAAGGCGGCTCAAGGCTGATGTATTCAAGAACATGCCGGCCAAGACCGAGCTGATTGTCCGCGTGGAACTGAGCCAGATGCAGAA GAAGTACTACAAGTTCATCCTCACGCGGAACTTCGAGGCGCTGAACTCCAAGGGGGGTGGGAACCAGGTGTCACTGCTCAACATCATGATGGACCTGAAGAAGTGTTGCAACCACCCTTACCTCTTCCCCGTGGCCGCTGTG GAGGCCCCTGTCCTGCCCAATGGCTCCTATGATGGCAGCTCTCTGGTCAAGTCGTCAGGGAAGCTCATGCTGCTGCAGAAGATGCTCAAGAAACTGCGGGACGAAGGGCACCGTGTGCTTATCTTCTCCCAG ATGACCAAGATGCTGGACCTCCTGGAGGACTTCCTGGAGTATGAGGGCTACAAATATGAGCGGATTGATGGTGGCATCACCGGGGGCCTCCGGCAAGAGGCGATTGACAGATTCAACG CCCCTGGGGCCCAGCAGTTCTGCTTCCTCCTCTCGACCCGGGCAGGTGGCCTGGGCATCAACCTGGCCACGGCGGACACGGTCATCATCTACGACTCAGACTGGAACCCGCACAATGACATCCAG GCCTTCAGCCGCGCCCACCGCATCGGGCAGAACAAGAAGGTGATGATCTACCGCTTCGTGACGCGGGCCTCGGTGGAGGAGCGCATCACGCAGGTGGCCAAGCGCAAGATGATGCTCACGCACCTGGTGGTGCGGCCGGGCCTGGGCTCCAAGTCCGGCTCCATGACCAAGCAGGAGCTGGACGACATCCTCAAGTTCGGCACGGAGGAGCTCTTCAAGGACGACGTGGAGG GCATGATGTCTCAGGGCCAGAGGCCCGCCACGCCCATCCCTGATGTCCAGTCCTCCAAAGGGGGAGCCCTGGCCGCCAGCGCGAAGAAAAAGCACGGCAGCACCCCGCCAG GCGACAACAAGGACGTGGAGGACAGCAGTGTGATCCACTACGATGATGCGGCCATCTCCAAGCTGCTGGACCGCAACCAGGACGCCACGGACGACACGGAGCTGCAGAACATGAATGAATACCTGAGCTCCTTCAAGGTGGCGCAGTACGTGGTGCGCGAGGAGGACGGCGTG GAGGAGGTGGAGCGGGAGATCATCAAGCAGGAGGAGAACGTGGACCCCGACTACTGGGAGAAGCTGCTCCGGCACCACTATGAGCAGCAGCAGGAGGACCTGGCCCGCAACCTGGGCAAGGGCAAGCGCATCCGCAAGCAGGTCAACTACAACGACGCCTCCCAGGAGGACCAGG AGTGGCAGGACGAGCTCTCAGACAACCAGTCCGAATATTCCATTGGATCCGAGGACGAGGACGAGGACTTTGAAGAAAGGCCGGAAGGGCAGA GTGGACGGCGACAATCCAGGAGGCAGCTGAAGAGCGACAGGGACAAGCCCCTGCCCCCGCTTCTCGCCCGGGTCGGCGGCAACATTGAG GTGCTGGGCTTCAACGCCCGACAGCGGAAGGCCTTTCTGAACGCCATCATGCGCTGGGGCATGCCCCCCCAGGATGCCTTCAACTCCCACTGGCTGGTGCGGGACCTTCGCGGGAAGAGTGAGAAGGAGTTTAG agcctaTGTGTCCCTCTTCATGCGGCACCTGTGTGAGCCGGGGGCTGACGGCGCGGAGACCTTCGCAGACGGCGTGCCCCGCGAGGGCCTCTCCAGGCAGCACGTGCTCACGCGCATCGGGGTCATGTCACTAGTTAGGAAGAAG gtTCAGGAGTTTGAGCACGTCAATGGGAAGTACAGCACCCCGGATTTGATCCCTGAGGGGCCCGAGGGCAAGAAGCCAGGCGAGGTCATCTCCTCGGATCCCAACACACCAGTGCccgccagccctgcccaccttcTGTCTGCCCCGCTGGGCCTGCCAG ACAAAATGGAAGCCCAACTGGGCTACTTGGAAGAGAAGGAGCTGGGGGTGCAGAAGCCAAAGAAGCCCCCAGAAATCCAG GCCCTGCCAGCTGCCCTGGACAGAGCGGAGGGTGAGGACAAGCACGAGAACTCGGAGGGCAAGGAGAGGGCCCGAGAGGAGCGACTGGAGGAGACGGAGAAGGCCCAGCCCTCCCCCGAGCAGCTGCCGAAAG AAGAAGTGCTTGCTGAGAAGGAGAAGATTCTGGACAAGTTGGAGCTGAGCTTGATTCACAGCAGAGGCGATGGCAGTGATTTCAGGCCAG ATGACACCAAAGCCGAGGAGAAGGAGCCCATTGAAACACAGCAAAATGGTGACAAAGAGGAAGatgaggaggggaagagggaggacaaGATCGGGAAGTTCAAGTTCATGTTCAACATTGCAGATGGGGGCTTCACAG AGCTACACACACTGTGGCAGAACGAGGAACGTGCTGCTGTGTCCTCGGGGAAAATCTACGACATCTGGCACCGGCGCCATGACTACTGGCTGCTGGCGGGCATCGTGAC GCACGGCTATGCCCGTTGGCAGGACATCCAGAACGACCCGAGATACATGATCCTCAATGAGCCCTTCAAGTCCGAGATCCACAAGGGCAACTACCTGGAGATGAAGAACAAGTTCCTGGCCCGCAGGTTCAAG CTGCTGGAGCAGGCGCTGGTCATCGAGGAGCAACTCCGGAGGGCCGCGTACCTCAACATGACCCAGGACCCCAACCACCCCGCCATGGCCCTCAATGCCCGCCTGGCCGAGGTGGAGTGCCTTGCCGAGAGCCACCAGCACCTCTCCAAGGAGTCCCTCGCCGGGAACAAGCCTGCCAATGCTGTCCTGCACAAGG
- the CHD5 gene encoding chromodomain-helicase-DNA-binding protein 5 isoform X1, with the protein MRGPLGTEEELPRLFADEMENEDEMSEEEDGGLEGFDDFFPEEPVSLPKKKKSKKLKENRCKGKRKKKEGSNDELPEDEEDLEEKSDSEGSDYSPNKKKKKKLKDKKEKKAKRKKKDDDEDDNDDGCLKEPKSSGQLMAEWGLDDVDYLFSEADYHTLTNYKAFSQFLRPLIAKKNPKIPMSKMMTVLGAKWREFSANNPFKGSSAAAAAAAVAAAVETVTIAPPLAISPQQAPQPVPVRKAKTKEGKGPGVRKKIKGSKDVKKKGKGRKVAGLKFRFGGVGSKRKKGSSSEEEEREESDFDSASIHSSSVRSECSALLGRKSKRRRQKKRIDDGDGYETDHQDYCEVCQQGGEIILCDTCPRAYHLVCLDPELEKAPEGKWSCPHCEKEGIQWEPKDDDDDEEEGGCEEEEDDHMEFCRVCKDGGELLCCDACPSSYHLHCLNPPLPEIPNGEWLCPRCTCPPLKGKVQRILHWRWTEPPAPFMVGLPGSDVEPGVPPPKPLEGIPEREFFVKWAGLSYWHCSWVKELQLELYHTVMYRNYQRKNDMDEPPPFDYGSGDEDGKSEKRKNKDPLYAKMEERFYRYGIKPEWMVIHRILNHSFDKKGDVHYLIKWKDLPYDQCTWEIDDIDIPYYDNLKQAYWGHRELMLGEDARLPKRLVKKGKKLKDDKQEKPPDTPIVDPTVKFDKQPWYIDSTGGTLHPYQLEGLNWLRFSWAQGTDTILADEMGLGKTVQTIVFLYSLYKEGHSKGPYLVSAPLSTIINWEREFEMWAPDFYVVTYTGDKESRSVIRENEFSFEDNAIRSGKKVFRMKKEVQIKFHVLLTSYELITIDQAILGSIEWACLVVDEAHRLKNNQSKFFRVLNSYKIDYKLLLTGTPLQNNLEELFHLLNFLTPERFNNLEGFLEEFADISKEDQIKKLHDLLGPHMLRRLKADVFKNMPAKTELIVRVELSQMQKKYYKFILTRNFEALNSKGGGNQVSLLNIMMDLKKCCNHPYLFPVAAVEAPVLPNGSYDGSSLVKSSGKLMLLQKMLKKLRDEGHRVLIFSQMTKMLDLLEDFLEYEGYKYERIDGGITGGLRQEAIDRFNAPGAQQFCFLLSTRAGGLGINLATADTVIIYDSDWNPHNDIQAFSRAHRIGQNKKVMIYRFVTRASVEERITQVAKRKMMLTHLVVRPGLGSKSGSMTKQELDDILKFGTEELFKDDVEGMMSQGQRPATPIPDVQSSKGGALAASAKKKHGSTPPGDNKDVEDSSVIHYDDAAISKLLDRNQDATDDTELQNMNEYLSSFKVAQYVVREEDGVEEVEREIIKQEENVDPDYWEKLLRHHYEQQQEDLARNLGKGKRIRKQVNYNDASQEDQEWQDELSDNQSEYSIGSEDEDEDFEERPEGQSGRRQSRRQLKSDRDKPLPPLLARVGGNIEVLGFNARQRKAFLNAIMRWGMPPQDAFNSHWLVRDLRGKSEKEFRAYVSLFMRHLCEPGADGAETFADGVPREGLSRQHVLTRIGVMSLVRKKVQEFEHVNGKYSTPDLIPEGPEGKKPGEVISSDPNTPVPASPAHLLSAPLGLPDKMEAQLGYLEEKELGVQKPKKPPEIQALPAALDRAEGEDKHENSEGKERAREERLEETEKAQPSPEQLPKEEVLAEKEKILDKLELSLIHSRGDGSDFRPDDTKAEEKEPIETQQNGDKEEDEEGKREDKIGKFKFMFNIADGGFTELHTLWQNEERAAVSSGKIYDIWHRRHDYWLLAGIVTHGYARWQDIQNDPRYMILNEPFKSEIHKGNYLEMKNKFLARRFKLLEQALVIEEQLRRAAYLNMTQDPNHPAMALNARLAEVECLAESHQHLSKESLAGNKPANAVLHKVLNQLEELLSDMKADVTRLPSMLSRIPPVAARLQMSERSILSRLTNRAGDPTIQQGAFGSSQMYSNNFGPNFRGPGPGGIVNYNQMPLGPYVTDI; encoded by the exons GGGAGCAATGATGAGCTGCCGGAAGATGAAGAGGATCTGGAAGAGAAGTCAGACAGTGAGGGCAGTGACTACTCcccaaataaaaagaagaagaaaaaactcaaggacaagaaggagaaaaaagccaAGCGAAAAAAGAAAGATGACGACGAGGACGACAACGATGACGGATGCCTCAAG GAACCCAAGTCCTCGGGGCAGCTCATGGCCGAGTGGGGCCTGGACGACGTGGATTACCTGTTCTCGGAGGCCGACTATCACACGCTGACCAACTACAAGGCCTTCAGCCAGTTCCTCAG GCCACTCATCGCCAAGAAGAACCCGAAGATCCCCATGTCCAAAATGATGACCGTCCTGGGCGCCAAGTGGCGGGAGTTCAGCGCCAACAACCCCTTTAAGGGCAGCTCGGCGGCGGCAGCCGCAGCGGCAGTGGCCGCAGCCGTGGAGACAGTCACCATCGCACCTCCGCTGGCCATCAGCCCCCAGCAGGCACCCCAGCCTGTGCCTGTCCGCAAGGCCAAGACCAAGGAGGGCAAGG GGCCTGGAGTGAGGAAGAAGATCAAAGGCtccaaggatgtgaagaaaaagggCAAAGGGAGAAAGGTGGCCGGGCTCAAGTTCCGCTTCGGAGGGGTTGGCAGCAAGAGGAAGAAAGGCTCCTCg AGCGAGGAGGAGGAGCGGGAGGAGTCGGACTTCGACAGCGCCAGCATCCACAGCTCCTCCGTGCGCTCTGAGTGTTCTGCCCTGCTGGGGAGGAAGAGCAAGAGGAGGCGCCAGAAGAAGAGAA ttgATGACGGTGACGGCTATGAGACGGACCACCAGGACTACTGTGAGGTGTGCCAGCAGGGTGGGGAGATCATCCTGTGCGACACCTGCCCGAGGGCCTACCACCTCGTCTGCCTGGACCCAGAGCTGGAGAAAGCTCCCGAGGGCAAGTGGAGCTGTCCCCACTGC GAGAAGGAGGGGATCCAGTGGGAGCCGAAGGACGACGACGACGACGAGGAGGAGGGCGGctgcgaggaggaggaggacgaccACATGGAGTTCTGCCGCGTGTGCAAGGACGGCGGCGAGCTGCTCTGCTGCGACGCCTGCCCCTCCTCCTACCACCTGCACTGCCTCAACCCGCCGCTGCCCGAGATCCCAAACGGTGAATGGCTCTGCCCGCGCTGTACT TGTCCCCCACTGAAGGGCAAAGTCCAACGGATCCTGCATTGGAGGTGGACAGAGCCCCCAGCCCCCTTCATGGTGGGACTGCCGGGGTCCGACGTAGAGCCTGGCGTTCCACCACCCAAGCCCCTAGAGGGCATCCCGGAGAGAGAGTTCTTTGTCAAGTGGGCTGGGCTCTCCTACTGGCACTGCTCCTGGGTGAAGGAGCTACAG CTGGAGCTCTACCACACGGTGATGTATCGCAACTACCAAAGAAAGAACGACATGGATGAGCCACCGCCCTTTGACTACGGCTCTGGCGATGAGGATGGCAAGAGCGAGAAGAGGAAGAACAAGGACCCCCTCTACGCCAAGATGGAGGAGCGCTTCTACCGCTACGGCATCAAGCCCGAGTGGATGGTGATCCACCGCATCCTGAACCACAG CTTCGACAAAAAGGGGGATGTGCATTACCTGATCAAGTGGAAAGACCTGCCCTACGACCAGTGCACCTGGGAGATTGACGACATTGACATCCCCTACTACGACAACCTGAAGCAGGCCTACTGGGGCCACAG GGAGCTGATGCTGGGGGAGGACGCCAGGCTGCCCAAGAGGCTGGTCAAGAAGGGCAAGAAGCTGAAGGACGACAAACAGGAGAAGCCCCCGGACACGCCCATTGTGGAT CCCACGGTCAAGTTTGACAAGCAGCCGTGGTACATCGACTCCACGGGCGGCACACTGCACCCGTACCAGCTGGAGGGCCTTAACTGGCTGCGCTTTTCCTGGGCCCAGGGCACCGACACCATCCTGGCCGATGAGATGGGTCTGGGCAAGACAGTGCAGACCATCGTCTTCCTCTACTCCCTGTACAAGGAG GGCCACTCCAAGGGGCCCTACCTGGTCAGTGCGCCCCTGTCCACCATCATCAACTGGGAACGTGAGTTTGAGATGTGGGCGCCCGACTTCTACGTGGTCACCTACACGGGGGACAAGGAGAGCCGCTCTGTGATCCGGGAGAACGAATTTTCGTTTGAGGACAACGCCATTCGGAGTGGGAAGAAGGTGTTCCGGATGAAG AAAGAAGTGCAGATCAAATTCCACGTCCTGCTCACCTCCTACGAGCTCATCACCATTGACCAGGCCATCCTGGGCTCCATCGAGTGGGCCTGCCTTGTGGTGGATGAGGCCCACCGGCTCAAGAACAACCAGTCCAAG TTCTTTAGGGTCTTGAACAGCTACAAGATCGATTACAAGCTGCTGCTGACGGGAACCCCCCTTCAGAACAACCTGGAGGAGCtcttccacctcctcaatttcCTGACTCCAGAGAGGTTCAA CAacctggagggcttcctggaggagtttGCCGACATCTCCAAGGAAGACCAGATCAAGAAGCTGCATGACCTTCTGGGGCCGCACATGCTAAGGCGGCTCAAGGCTGATGTATTCAAGAACATGCCGGCCAAGACCGAGCTGATTGTCCGCGTGGAACTGAGCCAGATGCAGAA GAAGTACTACAAGTTCATCCTCACGCGGAACTTCGAGGCGCTGAACTCCAAGGGGGGTGGGAACCAGGTGTCACTGCTCAACATCATGATGGACCTGAAGAAGTGTTGCAACCACCCTTACCTCTTCCCCGTGGCCGCTGTG GAGGCCCCTGTCCTGCCCAATGGCTCCTATGATGGCAGCTCTCTGGTCAAGTCGTCAGGGAAGCTCATGCTGCTGCAGAAGATGCTCAAGAAACTGCGGGACGAAGGGCACCGTGTGCTTATCTTCTCCCAG ATGACCAAGATGCTGGACCTCCTGGAGGACTTCCTGGAGTATGAGGGCTACAAATATGAGCGGATTGATGGTGGCATCACCGGGGGCCTCCGGCAAGAGGCGATTGACAGATTCAACG CCCCTGGGGCCCAGCAGTTCTGCTTCCTCCTCTCGACCCGGGCAGGTGGCCTGGGCATCAACCTGGCCACGGCGGACACGGTCATCATCTACGACTCAGACTGGAACCCGCACAATGACATCCAG GCCTTCAGCCGCGCCCACCGCATCGGGCAGAACAAGAAGGTGATGATCTACCGCTTCGTGACGCGGGCCTCGGTGGAGGAGCGCATCACGCAGGTGGCCAAGCGCAAGATGATGCTCACGCACCTGGTGGTGCGGCCGGGCCTGGGCTCCAAGTCCGGCTCCATGACCAAGCAGGAGCTGGACGACATCCTCAAGTTCGGCACGGAGGAGCTCTTCAAGGACGACGTGGAGG GCATGATGTCTCAGGGCCAGAGGCCCGCCACGCCCATCCCTGATGTCCAGTCCTCCAAAGGGGGAGCCCTGGCCGCCAGCGCGAAGAAAAAGCACGGCAGCACCCCGCCAG GCGACAACAAGGACGTGGAGGACAGCAGTGTGATCCACTACGATGATGCGGCCATCTCCAAGCTGCTGGACCGCAACCAGGACGCCACGGACGACACGGAGCTGCAGAACATGAATGAATACCTGAGCTCCTTCAAGGTGGCGCAGTACGTGGTGCGCGAGGAGGACGGCGTG GAGGAGGTGGAGCGGGAGATCATCAAGCAGGAGGAGAACGTGGACCCCGACTACTGGGAGAAGCTGCTCCGGCACCACTATGAGCAGCAGCAGGAGGACCTGGCCCGCAACCTGGGCAAGGGCAAGCGCATCCGCAAGCAGGTCAACTACAACGACGCCTCCCAGGAGGACCAGG AGTGGCAGGACGAGCTCTCAGACAACCAGTCCGAATATTCCATTGGATCCGAGGACGAGGACGAGGACTTTGAAGAAAGGCCGGAAGGGCAGA GTGGACGGCGACAATCCAGGAGGCAGCTGAAGAGCGACAGGGACAAGCCCCTGCCCCCGCTTCTCGCCCGGGTCGGCGGCAACATTGAG GTGCTGGGCTTCAACGCCCGACAGCGGAAGGCCTTTCTGAACGCCATCATGCGCTGGGGCATGCCCCCCCAGGATGCCTTCAACTCCCACTGGCTGGTGCGGGACCTTCGCGGGAAGAGTGAGAAGGAGTTTAG agcctaTGTGTCCCTCTTCATGCGGCACCTGTGTGAGCCGGGGGCTGACGGCGCGGAGACCTTCGCAGACGGCGTGCCCCGCGAGGGCCTCTCCAGGCAGCACGTGCTCACGCGCATCGGGGTCATGTCACTAGTTAGGAAGAAG gtTCAGGAGTTTGAGCACGTCAATGGGAAGTACAGCACCCCGGATTTGATCCCTGAGGGGCCCGAGGGCAAGAAGCCAGGCGAGGTCATCTCCTCGGATCCCAACACACCAGTGCccgccagccctgcccaccttcTGTCTGCCCCGCTGGGCCTGCCAG ACAAAATGGAAGCCCAACTGGGCTACTTGGAAGAGAAGGAGCTGGGGGTGCAGAAGCCAAAGAAGCCCCCAGAAATCCAG GCCCTGCCAGCTGCCCTGGACAGAGCGGAGGGTGAGGACAAGCACGAGAACTCGGAGGGCAAGGAGAGGGCCCGAGAGGAGCGACTGGAGGAGACGGAGAAGGCCCAGCCCTCCCCCGAGCAGCTGCCGAAAG AAGAAGTGCTTGCTGAGAAGGAGAAGATTCTGGACAAGTTGGAGCTGAGCTTGATTCACAGCAGAGGCGATGGCAGTGATTTCAGGCCAG ATGACACCAAAGCCGAGGAGAAGGAGCCCATTGAAACACAGCAAAATGGTGACAAAGAGGAAGatgaggaggggaagagggaggacaaGATCGGGAAGTTCAAGTTCATGTTCAACATTGCAGATGGGGGCTTCACAG AGCTACACACACTGTGGCAGAACGAGGAACGTGCTGCTGTGTCCTCGGGGAAAATCTACGACATCTGGCACCGGCGCCATGACTACTGGCTGCTGGCGGGCATCGTGAC GCACGGCTATGCCCGTTGGCAGGACATCCAGAACGACCCGAGATACATGATCCTCAATGAGCCCTTCAAGTCCGAGATCCACAAGGGCAACTACCTGGAGATGAAGAACAAGTTCCTGGCCCGCAGGTTCAAG CTGCTGGAGCAGGCGCTGGTCATCGAGGAGCAACTCCGGAGGGCCGCGTACCTCAACATGACCCAGGACCCCAACCACCCCGCCATGGCCCTCAATGCCCGCCTGGCCGAGGTGGAGTGCCTTGCCGAGAGCCACCAGCACCTCTCCAAGGAGTCCCTCGCCGGGAACAAGCCTGCCAATGCTGTCCTGCACAAGG